The genomic interval CTTTAAGCACTATCCTTGTCAGGTCCTCGCCCTGAGCGACAAGTGTGCTTTCAATGACGGCTTGGGCCTGCTCCTTTGTGAAGCTGTCGCCGGGCATCTCTTCGGGCAGCAAGGGAGACAGGCTCTCGATTCGTCCGCTGTGCGCGTGAACGGTTCCCGAGTACCGCAGACGATTCTCCGGCTGCCAGGCCAGAATCCGCCAGCGTCCCACACCGAGCCGCTGGTTAGCGATGCGATTGAACTCGGAAATGGATATTGAGTGCTTCAGCAGATAGGCGGACGGATCATCGGCTCGCGCCTTGTCATTTTCACTGACGAAAGCGGCCAGTTTCAGCGTGTCGGGATCGGCCCAGCCGGCGCGCCGAAGCGAATCGGCAAACGTTTCGATGGCGGCTTCGCGCTCGACGTCGAACTTGAGAAACTCGCCGATCTTCTCGCGGGGAATGAGCGCAACAGCCACGCCGCCGGCGAGCAGAATCAGAGCCAAGATTCGTGCACGACTCGGCAGCGAACGATAGATTCGGGAGGAAACCGTCGCGGTTTCGGCCGGGGGAACCGCCTCCACCGGGCGTGCGATGGCTGACTGGGAGGCGGTGACGTCCGCATTCAGGAGACCTTGTTCGGGGACAAACGATCCGCGCCGCAGATACGCGATGAACGCCGCCACCAGCGGAATCACGAGCAGTCCGGTTGCGACAACGGCGGTGGCGACAAAATACCAGTTGTCGCTGCGGAAGAGAAGCAGCGCCGTGTAGAGCGCATCCACCGTGTAGTGCCAGACGAGCAGCGGAAGAATTCCGAAGCGCAGCATGAGCACGCCGATGATAATCCCCGCGAAACCGACTTCGGCGCCGCGAATCCAGAACGGCTGATTGGCGTAGCCGGAATGCCCGAATCCCCAGATGACCGCCGGAACAAGCACCGCCAGCCAGGTGAGGCGGTTGCGAAACACTTTTTGCAGGAAGGGAATGGAAAATGCGCGGCTGATGAATTCCTCGCTTACCGCCGGGAAAAATCCGATGGCCAGCACCGCCAGCCACGGCATGGCCGTGTTGAGCAGATTGTCATAGGGAACATCCGACGGACTCCACGCTCCGAAACGTCCGGCAATGAGATAGAATACGATCTGGTAGGCAAGGAAAAACGCGGTGAGCGTCACGCCGAGCAGGATGCCTTTGAAAGCGGACTTTGTTCCCAACGCGCGGGGCGTGAACATGCGCGGAAGTGAGGGTTGGTGCGGGTATTTCTCACGATACAACGTTTCCGCCGAGGCGGTAATGAGGAAGATAATAAGTCCCGAGGCCAACGGTTGAAAGAGGCCGTAGAGAATCGTTTCGAGCAGGAATCCCGGCCAGGAAGTCGTGGTGTCGTACCAGTATAGACGGAGCGGAAAGTTGTTGATCTGGTTAAGCAGAGTGAGCGCGGCGGCCACCAAACCGAATGCGAGCGCCGTGCGCCATCGTATGTCGCGCCGGCGGAGTCGGATGAACAGCACGGCGATCATCGCAATGGCGGTGAGCAACATGCCGACGGCCGACATGCTCTGAGCCGTTTCGTTGTAGCTGCGCAGCCGGTTGAACGACGCCCGCCACACTTCCGGCACGTGCAGGTACTCCGAGTAGCTGCCGATGCGGTCGCCCAGAACCGTAACGGAATAGCGGTACTCGGAGCCGCGAACCGGTTCGATCCCGCGCGCCCGGTAAGTGAACGTCCAGTCCGTGCGAGCCGGGCGGACGACGCGCTGGAACTCGATGAACTCGATCCGACTGGAGTCGGAACCGACGATGCCGGCGAGGAAGCTCTCAGCCGTCGCTCGCGCATCGGCTTCGGGGATCGTGGCGCCCGCTGCCTCTTCGGGGAGTTCATGAGCGAGGCGAACGATGTCGCCTTCCGGCGATACATAGACTCGGAACTCTTCCTTCGTGCCCGGCCGGAACCAGCGATGCTGCCAATACCAGAGGCGAACGGGCGAACCAAGATAGGGCCGCGCTCCTTCGACTCCCAGCTCTTTCTCCAGATACGTCTTGGCCAGGCCGTCGTAACCGAATCGGCTGGAGTGACGATAGGTGGAAGGTGGCGCGAGATCAAGGCTGTCGAGGAATCGTTCGGCCACGCGCTGCGATTGCGGCCGGTTCAGGCGGAAGTCTATCGAGGCTTCCGGAAACGCCCGCTGGAAATAGCGCGTGCTGATGAGCACTCCGACCGCCAGAAGGATCAGACAGACCACGATGAACCAGCGGTCGTTGCGGGTAAGTCGCAGTTCGTTCATGATTCTCTCTTTGTTTGGGGAGAGGGCGAACGATGGCGGGCCGAACGCGGCAGCGGGTCTCGACGTACGCGAAACCCGCTGTCACGGATGTCCCCGAAAATACTTAGGCGCGTTTGCGCGAGCGAATGTAATACCCGATCATCAGAATGGTTGAGACCAGGCCGACCGCGGTCAGAATCGCCCACACCATCCACGGCTGATGCATGTTCCACAGAATGCGCGTCGCTTCCTCGGTGGTAGCTCCCGCGCCGCCGTTCAACATGGAAGCCATCGTTTCCATTACCTTGTCCTGCGGGATCGCCGCGGCCTGCGCTTGATCCATGCCGAGTTGGTTGACAAGATATTCGCGGGCGAAACGGAGCTTGCTGCCGAGATTTTCGTACAGAAAGCCCGACACCAGATTTCCGCCCGCCCAACCGATGGCGAACGGAATGTTGGAATAGCCCATATAGAGAGCCTTCTTGTCGGCGGGGGCCGTCAGGCCGATATACTCCGAGAATTTCGGGCTGCACCACATCTCGCCGATGGCGAAGATGAAAATCGAGAGCGCGACGATGAAACCGATGTTCGTGAAACCGCTGAGAAAGAAGCCGACCAGCGAAATCACCATGCCGCCGATCAGCGCAATCATCGGATGGAACTTGCCGGTCAGCCACGCGATGGGAAGCATAAGGACGATGATCGCCGCGCTGTCAATGTTGATCAGCATCTCCGGCTTGACGTTGCCGTTCTCCAGAACCAGTCCGTCGCTGATGGCCCGGAAGTAGGGAGCCACGTCACGGGAAACCACCCACTCGTCAATGAAGTTGGGAAGAAGATCCCAGAGCTGCATGAACATGAACCAGAATCCGCTGAAGATCAGCAGGAAGACCATGAAGTTCTTGTCACGCAACGTTCCCATCGTTTCCATGAAGGTCTGGCCGATGGTCTTGCGTGGACCGGAAGAAGTCCGCTCCGGCTCCTTGTAGAAGAAGAGTGCCGGAATGAAGTTGAACAGCGTGATTCCGGCCGCACAGATGAACACAAGTTGCCAGTTGTTTTCGCCGCGCAGGATCGCGGCGAAAAAGGGAGCGAGCGTGCCGCCCACGTTGACCATCCAGTAGAAGAATCCCCAGGCAATCGAACTGTTTTCCTTGGTCGAAGCCTTGGCGATGGTCCCCTGCACGGGTGGCTTGAAAATGGCCGTTCCCAGTCCGATTAAACACGAAGCGGCAAGGGCCATCCAGAAACCGCTGGCGAACGCGAAGGTCAGGTAGCCGACGATGTTGATCGTGAAGGCAACATAGAGACTCTTCTTGTAGCCGTACTCATCGGTGAAACCGCCGGAAACCATGGGCACCAGACACTGAACCAGCGCCCAGATCATATAGATCAAGCCCTTCTCGGAGTACGACATGGCCAGACCGTTGTTGGCAACGGCGGCAACCATGTAGAGCGGCGCAATCGCGCGAACGCTGAAAAAGGCGAGGCGCTCGTTGGCCTCGATCCAGTTCGCCACCCAGAAGTTCGACCCCAGGTGGCGAATCTGAGTGATAACCGATACTCCCTTTGCCAAGTTGACTCCCTGCGATGTAGAAAGTGTTAGGTAACGTGGATTCTGAGTAAGGAATAGGATCGCGAGCGATCAGGAATGATGCCGGAGTGGAATTTCGCGGGCGGCGTCGGTGACGGCTCCGATTTTGGAGGCGAAATCATCGGCGCGGGCTTGAATGTCGTCGTCGGTCATAAGGCGGACGTCAAGCAACTGGCGCAGGCGATAACCGGTTCGCAGATAGTTCATTTCCGCCAGAGCAATGCTCCATCCCTCGAGCCAGTTCATGAGCGCATGTTTCTGCTCGTCGGAACCCTCGAAATGAATCAGCAGATCAATGTCGCTCGTTTCATCGGCCGTCGCGCTCTTGGTGCTGCCGATGACATACAGTTTCTTGACGCCGAAACGATCGGGATCGAGGTGATCCACGATGCGTTCGATCATCTGCACTCGCCAGCGCCAATGTTCTTCGGCGGTGGCGTCGGGCGCAACCGGCTTGGGTTCACCGATCTCCTCGACGCTTACCGTCGGCAGCGACAATAGACCGATCGCTTCGTCGAGATCGGCGTTCATCAGAACTCGCAGCACACGCCCGTCGGTGATCGTCGGTACGTCCACTACCCTTACGACTTCGGCGAGCGAGGCGAACTCGGGTAAAATATCGGGCAGGATGTTGCGCGATCCGACGAGAAACTTCTCGTTGAAAACGATTCCTTCATCGTCGGGGTAAAGCGGCAGGTAACGGATGGAGGACTCCACCAAGTCCTGGAAGAAGTGAGTGCCAAAGGAGAGGTCGGGGACGTAGTTGCCGCGTTTCCGCGCGATCTCCACCAGCATGGCGGTGTTCTTGATTTCCGAGTAGCCGACGTTCACGCCCAGTTTGATGTCGCCGCGGCTTCCCCACCTCCCCGGACCCATAAGAATGAAGCGTCGCTTGGGAAGCAGCGCGTTGAGCCGTCCCACGCATCGTCCCACGGATCGCAAAGTCTCCAGGTCCTCGATTTCTCCGTATTTCTGAGGATCAACATATACCACGTGGGTGATATCGGGAAGTCGTCCGTTGGAGACATAGCGCTTGGCCGTAAAAACGATTTGGTCTTTGGGGAAATCGCGCGGAATCGGCGCCGGAATGCTGCCCGTCGAGTAGGCTTGCGGACGACATTGCAGCAGGTAAAAATTCTGTCCGTCGGACGCGAATTCGATATCCACCGGCCAACCAAGTCGCTCTTGAAGCAGGCGAAGCATGAGCTGCATTTGCTTCACGAAAGACGTGCGGGTAACTAATCCTTCAAAGGTGACACAGAAATCCTCCTGTTCCAAATCAAGCATCAGCCCGCCGGGGATGCGCATCTGACCATCCGTGAACAGAGAGATCACCTGATTCAGCCATGGAATTTGTGCGCCGTGTTGACGAAACACATCGCGAACGTCAATGGTCTCGAAAGCGTTCGTTTCAAGATTGATGACGTCCATCTTGATCGGCGAATAGCGTTGCATCTCGTCGGTGGTGACGTTGACGCGCAAGCCCGGTTGCCCGGGGGCGACGAGAATCGGGTAGTCATCGGTAAGCCGATCCACCGCGCGCGTCCCCAGACCGGGAACCATGCGAATCAGTCCGTCTTCGCGGCGGATGCGCGGTGACCAGCGGAATTCGTTGTTGCTGAAGGCGACTCCGGCGAAGGCCGGAAAGAAATATTTGCCGACGCGCGTCCCAACGACTTCCTGGATCATGATTCCCATCTCTTCGCGGAAATCGAGCAGACCGCGTTCGGCACGGTACTGAATGGGATCGGGTCCGAATGTTGAGGAGTACACCTCGGCAACCGCGTCCATCAGCGCTTCCAGTCGCTGATGCTTGGGGCCTTGATTGGCAAGGAACAGACTCTTATACTTGCCGGAAAACGAAGCGCCAAAACGATCTTCCAGCAGACTCGAGGAACGGACGATGAGCGGACAATCCTCAAAGTCATCCAATGCCATCGAAAGCCCCTGCACGACTTCCGGCGTGAAGCTGGAATGCTTAAACACCTGCACGATGTGGTCGTATTCCCGACGAACCTCGTCAATCTCGTGATACTTGTGCTCGACCAGCTCTTCGAGATCGTTATAGGTCACGAAATTCAGCAGGCCGTCTGAGGTCATGTGCCAGGTCTTGGGAGTGCGAATGTTCCGCAGTATCTCATGTTCTTCTGCGGCGCGCCGAATAACACGGGCGGCCAGAAAGAGTCCCGCGCTCTTTCCCCCCAGCTTTCCGTGGCTGCCGGTGGGATAGATGATGCGGCGCAAGAGATCGTAGAAATCGTCAACGTTCACGTACTCTTTGGCGACGTTGATGTACTCGAGCTGATCGGTGAAGAAGCGTTGCACGAGCGATACGCGAATCTCCTTCGCGGTGGTAGGCGACATCTCGATGTCTTCGGCTGCGATGTGATGGAAGCGACGAATCGCATCGGCCACGTCGCCAAGCGTCGTCCCGTGGCTCTCCAGGGTCGTGACCAGGAATCCGGAGCGGTCTTCCTGAATCCATTTCTGGATCCAACCCAGAATCTCTTTATCGGAGAAGTAGTTCTCCGCAATCCGCAAAATACTCTCGGCGAATTCGGGCGATGGATCGAGGGAGCGTTTCCGCGTCGGGCGATTTTCATCCAGCGGTGCAGTGGCGTCGCCGCGCAGGCGTTCCTGCAGTTCCGTTGCTTCATGAATACCGCTGGATCGAAGGCGGATGAAGAGCTTGCGGAGCACGCGGCGATACAGATTCTGATCCGTCTGCCGCAGGAGGTCAACGGCGACCTGCCACTCTCGCTTGGCCCGCGCCGACAGTTCCTCCCGTGCCGACTGCCACTCGTGGTGCATGAGCCGCATCTGCCGGTATTGCAGGAAGTGACTGAGGCGATCGGCAATGGTGCGGGTTAGCTTCGACTCCTCTTCCAGAAATGGACCGTCGTCGGCCTGCGGCATCTCCTGCGTGTAGTACACCGTGATCGTCCCCACCGGAGTCCCATGCAGCACAAGATCCGCTTGTTGTGACCACGGAGTCTCGACAAATCCGCGCGGCACATAGTCCGCGCCGTTGTAGGTGATCTTGGCTTGACATTTATCGGGGTATTGCCATCCAGGGGGGATGGCTTCGATAACGCCCTGAAAAACCTGCTCCAGATCGGCCTCGGGATCGCGTAGCAGTTCCTCGATGCGGTAGAGGCATTCGAGTTCCTTGGCGCGTTCCTGCAGCGCCCACAGGACCTTGTCAATGGGCCGATTCTTGTCACTCATGATGAACCACTCCTTGCCGGCTGCGGCCGTCCACGCGAACGTGCAGCGGCTTCGTCAGGCGAATATGACGCACCAGCGGCGTCTCGGATACACACGGTTGATTCTCCAGCCAGTTCCAATCCACGTGAAACGGTCCGTCGTGTCGAACCGAAAAATAACTGACCTGAAAGCTGGCCAGGTTGTGGAAAAAGTGCGAGCCTTGACTCAGCTCCACGTTCATCGTCGGCAGCGTCGCTTCCACCAGTGTTTTGACTCCGGAAATCTGCGCCCATTTCACGGGGATTCCCAGCCACGGATCGCTGCTGCCCCACCGTCCGAAACCGATCAGCAGATAGGGCCGTTTCTCAGCGGCCAGCGGACGATTCATGGCGGCAATTTCTCCGGCGATGGCCGGTGTGTGGCGGGCCTCGAACGAATCGGAGCGGACGTACACCACGTCGCGAATGTCCTCCACCGTGCCGTTGCCTAAGACGGTATCGGAAGCGAGCAGAACGCGATCGCCCGTCATTTCACCCTCGCCGATCTCGACTTCCTCGGTGGAGACCATCATCGGCCGCACCTGCAAGAATCCGAACCGCGCGGGCAATGCGCGTTTTTTGCCGAGCGTCACCGCGAACTCGATTTCCACCGGCGCACCCACCGCCGCTTCGCAGAGTTTCAGGAGTTTCTGCACCAGACGATTGAGCGGCAATTGCTCGTAGAACAGAATCGGCGCGAACGTCACCGCGCGCGGGCCGGGATTCTCGATTCCCGGATTCATGCGGTCGGCCTGCGGATCGTAGGTGGACGCGACGAAGCGCAGCGTCTCGTCGGCTTCGGCCTCGGCCAATCCCGGTTGGATCATGTACTCGGTTTCTTTGGTCGGATCGAAGGTCGGCGGTTTGCCCATGTTCACGGCCCAGAACTCGCGCTGCGTGACTTTCAGGAGCTCACCGGCCGAGCCTACCGGCGGATTCGTTTCGGGAAACGCCGGGGAGTACGTCCAACACATGCCGCCGTCCACGATGCTCTTACCTAGACCGAGCGCCAGATCCACGACGCCCTGCTCGGGACGGGCGCGGCCCACCGGATAGAAGTTGTACGAGCGTCCCACGCCCGACAGAGTGGGGTAGAAGCGTTCGCCGTAGCGCACGCCGACGATTTCCTGAATGACCACCGCCATCTTCTCGTCTTCGATGCGGCGTTCGATGCTCGCGATGTAGGCTTTGGCTTCCTCGAAGAACACCGAAGCGTACACGAACTTGATTGCCTCGACCAGTTTGCGGAAGCGCGTTTCCACGTCGAACTGGTTGTTGGGGATCATTTTCGTTCCGTACACCCCGGCGAAGGGATGATGGAGCGCGTCTTCGAGCAGGCTGGACGAGCGCACGGCCAGCGGCTGGTGGACCTTCGAGATCAGTCCCATCAGGTCGCCGACGAAAGCAGGCGGGAACGAAGCGCGCTGAAACGCGTGGGCGATTCGCGCGTCCGAAAGTTCCGAGAGCGCGACTTCGTAGAGATCGTTCTGCTCCATGAACGCGTCGAAGAGGTCGGTAGTCAGAACGGTCAGGCGGGGGATGGTGATTTCGATCTCGGGGAACTCGTCCGCCTTCAGGCCTTCGGCCAGCGTGTCGCGGATGAAGGCCAGACCGGTGGCTTTGCCGCCCAATTCTCCCGAGCCGAGACGCGTGAACACGTCCCCCGATCCGAGCAGGTCGCGGCTGAACGGGGGGATGGCTTCGCGCGGGGAGAATTTGCGGGGTTCGGTCATGACCGGAACTCTGCCGGGAGGTTTTGTACGATTCTTACCGTATCGAGGCTCACGCGGATGACTTGTCCGACCAGCCGCACGATGTATTCGGGATCGTCGTCGCGGTTGGGATCGTGTGTGATGCCGCTGTGCTTGTCGGTCTTGACCTGATATTGATCCACCACCCATTCCAGTGCGCTGCGGTTGCCGAGACGATACTCGAACGCTTCGGCCGGAATGCCGGTGCCGGTGATCGAGTCGTTGACAACCAACTCTCGCGGTGGCGAATCTCCCGATTCGCCTCGCACAGCCACTCCTGGACGAGGCGGGCAAGACAGGAAGATTCTCAAGAATCGATTATTTGAGTTGGTAAAGATCGATTTGACAACCATGTTTGTGGGCTGTAGTCGAAACCTGTTCGAGAGCTTCGTATCCGGATCGTATTACAAGGGCTTCGTGCATTTCGTTTCTGAGACTCTCCAAGGAACCGACGTGATAGAAATGTCTGAACAGCCTGATGATGTTACCACTCCACATCTCCTCAATGTGAGTGTTCTTGCGGTATCTATTCTCGAACCACATAGAAAGAGCAAAACCGCAGCTAAGACGTTGAGCGATGACTGCAAGTCTATTGGCATCGGATTGAGACCAGTTGTTATAATAGTCTGTGTGGCGTCCAATGTATGGCGGATCAAGGTACACGAAATCCTGCAGTGAAGCACTCTCGAGTGTAGACTCCCATGTCCCGTGCCGAAAATCCCATTTCTTGCCACGCATCTGTCTCGCAAGCCAGCCTACTTGATTCACAATCTTTGTAATGTACTGAGACGAGAAACGCTCGGGCTTCCGGCAAAATGGAACGTTGAATCTGCCATTCCCATTGAAGCGCATTACTCCGTTGAAACAGGAACGGTTTAGGAAAACAAAATCGTACGGGGAGGCTTCACTGTTAAAACGATCTCTCAAGCGGTAGTAATGCTTCTCGCCGTCTTTCCGCAACAGGTCGCCTTCTTTTTGAAGATGGCAACGCAGTTTTTCGGCAGTAATTGTGCCTGCGGAGATCGCCCTATAAAGGTTTATAATATGCGTATTTGTATCGCCTAGGATGGCCCGATCTGGAGCAAGATTGAAAACGACCACACCCGATCCTAAGAAGGGTTCAATCCACCTACCCTGTCCGTTGGAATGCCACCGAATATTCTGAAAGATGAAGGGGACCAACTTCGTCTTGATCCCTTGACACTTTATAGGAGGCACTCCGACATGATCGATATCGAAAGGGAGGCTGTTCATTTATGTTCTCCACTTGTATCTGGGATTCTCTTGAAAGCGAAATAGGACGCGATATCCCGGTATGGAGGAGCTGCTAACTCGGCAGCCAGCGCCATGTCTGCTGTCAAGTAATGCATCCAATAGTCGTCAAATACTGCTTCGCCTAGACTCGCAAATGGACCTCCGCCCGACTTCAAAGCGGCAAGATCATTGACAGATCCGATGTTCTTTGTGTTACCGCTGCCGGGCAGATCCTTAGCTATCTTGAACTTTGGTTGAGCAAAAAAGTCGAAGTCTCTGACAACTGAAGGTATATTTGTTAGCTCGTCAATGCCAAACTTCTTCAGCTCGTTTGCACGTGCCTCGGCTCTGGAGTATATCACTCCGAGAACGAAGTGCCCTTTATAGGATGAATAGGGGAACGTAATATTTTTGGTGGATTCACGCTCTCGGAAATAGCCTGTGAATGCTCCCAGTGTCATTGTGTTTACGGAGGTCGTGTTGGTTCGATAGGTTGTCTTGAAGTCCACAGCATACCGAAAGCCATCTTTGTCAATGAACGAAATATCCGGATAGTGATTCTGTTCCGCCGCTGGAACTAATTTAAGTCCCTCTCGACTTGCGAACTCTGCCAATGCAGGGAACAGCATGATTTCAATGAGCTTCGAGATGACTTTCGTGTCATCCGAGATTGTATAAACGTTTCTAAACACATCAATGAAACCCTTGACAATCCATCCTCCGTCTTTGGTGGCCAACTTCCCGGCAAGAGCCTCCGTCTCCGCTTGGAGCATGGCCAGGAATGCTGCCGAACTGTCCTTTGCCATCTGATTGCCTCCTCCTTATGCCCGGTACATGTTGCGTTACTTCACACTCCCATAATACGCAAGAAGGGGCGGTTTGTCAACCGCCCCTTCCATGTTCTATCCGTTGTTACACCCAGCCGCGATCTTTGCAGGCTTGAGCCACGCGGTTCACCGCGATAACATAAGCGGCATCCCGCATATACATCTTGCGTTGACGGGCCAGATTGCTCACGGCCTCGAAGGCGTGCGTCATCTTGACGTCGAGCTTGCCGAGCACCTCGTCCTTCTCCCAGAAGTAGTTCATGTTGCTCTGCACCTGCTCGAAGTAGCTGCAGGTCACGCCGCCGGCATTGCAGAGGAAGTCGGGAATCATGAAGATGTTGCGCTCGTGAATGACCTAGTCGGCCTCGGGAGTGGTGGGGCCGTTGGCGCCCTCGGCGATGATCCGCACCCGCTTGTGCATCTTGCTTACATTGCCGGCCGAGATCTGATTCTCAAGCGCGCAGGGAATGAGGATGTCCGCCTCCTGCTCGAGCCACGCATCGCCGGATAGCACTTCGTAGCCGAGACTGCGGGCCTTATCCTTCTCGATTCCGCCGAAGCGGTCGGTGATTCCCAAGAGTTCCTTGAGATTGACTCCATCCAGTTTGCGATAGCTGTAGGAGGTTTGATCCTTCTGATCCCAGCACGACACGCAAATGACCTTGCCGCCGATCTGCGCGTAGAGTTCGATGGCATACTGGGCCACGTTGCCGAAGCCCTGCACGCTGGCCACCGTCTTCTCGGGCTGCATACCCAGTTCCTTGAGGGCCTCGCGGACGGTGAAGATCACGCCGTATCCGGTGGCCTCGGTACGGCCCAGCGAACCGCCCATACCGACCGGTTTGCCGGTAATCAGTCCCGGATAGTGCGCGCCGTGAATCGCTTCGTATTCATCGAGCATCCACAACATGTGCTGGGCATTCGTCATCACGTCGGGAGCGGGAACGTCCACCAGCGGCCCGATGTCCTTGGAGAGCTGCCGGATCCAGCCGCGGCAAATCTGTTCCTGCTCGCGCGCGCTGAGGTTGTGCGGGTCGCAAATGACTCCGCCTTTTCCGCCGCCCAGCGGGATGTCCACCACCGCGCACTTCCAGGTCATCCACATGGAAAGCGCGCGCACCGTATCCAACGACTCTTGCGGGTGAAAGCGAATTCCGCCCTTGCACGGGCCGCGCGAGTCGTTGTGCTGCACGCGAAAACCGTGAAATACCGACATCGTCCCGTCGTCCATATGCACGGGAATCAGAAAATGGAACTCTCGAAGCGGATTGCGCAGTAGCTCGCGCGTGGCCGGATCGAGTCCCAAAAGATCGGCCACCTTGTCGAACTGCGTTTGAGCCATTTCAAACGGGTTAAATGCCTTGCTGCTCATCACAGACCTTCCTTAGTTGTTCAGTCGGCTCGCTTCAGCAAGCCTCCAATCAAAACGTGCTATCACCCGGCCCAAGCAAATACCGAGTGAACACAAAATATAGAAAAATTTCACGAAACAAACAAGATT from bacterium carries:
- a CDS encoding CPBP family intramembrane metalloprotease — protein: MNELRLTRNDRWFIVVCLILLAVGVLISTRYFQRAFPEASIDFRLNRPQSQRVAERFLDSLDLAPPSTYRHSSRFGYDGLAKTYLEKELGVEGARPYLGSPVRLWYWQHRWFRPGTKEEFRVYVSPEGDIVRLAHELPEEAAGATIPEADARATAESFLAGIVGSDSSRIEFIEFQRVVRPARTDWTFTYRARGIEPVRGSEYRYSVTVLGDRIGSYSEYLHVPEVWRASFNRLRSYNETAQSMSAVGMLLTAIAMIAVLFIRLRRRDIRWRTALAFGLVAAALTLLNQINNFPLRLYWYDTTTSWPGFLLETILYGLFQPLASGLIIFLITASAETLYREKYPHQPSLPRMFTPRALGTKSAFKGILLGVTLTAFFLAYQIVFYLIAGRFGAWSPSDVPYDNLLNTAMPWLAVLAIGFFPAVSEEFISRAFSIPFLQKVFRNRLTWLAVLVPAVIWGFGHSGYANQPFWIRGAEVGFAGIIIGVLMLRFGILPLLVWHYTVDALYTALLLFRSDNWYFVATAVVATGLLVIPLVAAFIAYLRRGSFVPEQGLLNADVTASQSAIARPVEAVPPAETATVSSRIYRSLPSRARILALILLAGGVAVALIPREKIGEFLKFDVEREAAIETFADSLRRAGWADPDTLKLAAFVSENDKARADDPSAYLLKHSISISEFNRIANQRLGVGRWRILAWQPENRLRYSGTVHAHSGRIESLSPLLPEEMPGDSFTKEQAQAVIESTLVAQGEDLTRIVLKEHHEQARPARLDHDLIYEAEADDARNVAEARFRRAGHQYGG
- a CDS encoding MFS transporter, with the translated sequence MAKGVSVITQIRHLGSNFWVANWIEANERLAFFSVRAIAPLYMVAAVANNGLAMSYSEKGLIYMIWALVQCLVPMVSGGFTDEYGYKKSLYVAFTINIVGYLTFAFASGFWMALAASCLIGLGTAIFKPPVQGTIAKASTKENSSIAWGFFYWMVNVGGTLAPFFAAILRGENNWQLVFICAAGITLFNFIPALFFYKEPERTSSGPRKTIGQTFMETMGTLRDKNFMVFLLIFSGFWFMFMQLWDLLPNFIDEWVVSRDVAPYFRAISDGLVLENGNVKPEMLINIDSAAIIVLMLPIAWLTGKFHPMIALIGGMVISLVGFFLSGFTNIGFIVALSIFIFAIGEMWCSPKFSEYIGLTAPADKKALYMGYSNIPFAIGWAGGNLVSGFLYENLGSKLRFAREYLVNQLGMDQAQAAAIPQDKVMETMASMLNGGAGATTEEATRILWNMHQPWMVWAILTAVGLVSTILMIGYYIRSRKRA
- a CDS encoding nucleotidyltransferase domain-containing protein — its product is MSDKNRPIDKVLWALQERAKELECLYRIEELLRDPEADLEQVFQGVIEAIPPGWQYPDKCQAKITYNGADYVPRGFVETPWSQQADLVLHGTPVGTITVYYTQEMPQADDGPFLEEESKLTRTIADRLSHFLQYRQMRLMHHEWQSAREELSARAKREWQVAVDLLRQTDQNLYRRVLRKLFIRLRSSGIHEATELQERLRGDATAPLDENRPTRKRSLDPSPEFAESILRIAENYFSDKEILGWIQKWIQEDRSGFLVTTLESHGTTLGDVADAIRRFHHIAAEDIEMSPTTAKEIRVSLVQRFFTDQLEYINVAKEYVNVDDFYDLLRRIIYPTGSHGKLGGKSAGLFLAARVIRRAAEEHEILRNIRTPKTWHMTSDGLLNFVTYNDLEELVEHKYHEIDEVRREYDHIVQVFKHSSFTPEVVQGLSMALDDFEDCPLIVRSSSLLEDRFGASFSGKYKSLFLANQGPKHQRLEALMDAVAEVYSSTFGPDPIQYRAERGLLDFREEMGIMIQEVVGTRVGKYFFPAFAGVAFSNNEFRWSPRIRREDGLIRMVPGLGTRAVDRLTDDYPILVAPGQPGLRVNVTTDEMQRYSPIKMDVINLETNAFETIDVRDVFRQHGAQIPWLNQVISLFTDGQMRIPGGLMLDLEQEDFCVTFEGLVTRTSFVKQMQLMLRLLQERLGWPVDIEFASDGQNFYLLQCRPQAYSTGSIPAPIPRDFPKDQIVFTAKRYVSNGRLPDITHVVYVDPQKYGEIEDLETLRSVGRCVGRLNALLPKRRFILMGPGRWGSRGDIKLGVNVGYSEIKNTAMLVEIARKRGNYVPDLSFGTHFFQDLVESSIRYLPLYPDDEGIVFNEKFLVGSRNILPDILPEFASLAEVVRVVDVPTITDGRVLRVLMNADLDEAIGLLSLPTVSVEEIGEPKPVAPDATAEEHWRWRVQMIERIVDHLDPDRFGVKKLYVIGSTKSATADETSDIDLLIHFEGSDEQKHALMNWLEGWSIALAEMNYLRTGYRLRQLLDVRLMTDDDIQARADDFASKIGAVTDAAREIPLRHHS
- a CDS encoding PEP/pyruvate-binding domain-containing protein, which codes for MTEPRKFSPREAIPPFSRDLLGSGDVFTRLGSGELGGKATGLAFIRDTLAEGLKADEFPEIEITIPRLTVLTTDLFDAFMEQNDLYEVALSELSDARIAHAFQRASFPPAFVGDLMGLISKVHQPLAVRSSSLLEDALHHPFAGVYGTKMIPNNQFDVETRFRKLVEAIKFVYASVFFEEAKAYIASIERRIEDEKMAVVIQEIVGVRYGERFYPTLSGVGRSYNFYPVGRARPEQGVVDLALGLGKSIVDGGMCWTYSPAFPETNPPVGSAGELLKVTQREFWAVNMGKPPTFDPTKETEYMIQPGLAEAEADETLRFVASTYDPQADRMNPGIENPGPRAVTFAPILFYEQLPLNRLVQKLLKLCEAAVGAPVEIEFAVTLGKKRALPARFGFLQVRPMMVSTEEVEIGEGEMTGDRVLLASDTVLGNGTVEDIRDVVYVRSDSFEARHTPAIAGEIAAMNRPLAAEKRPYLLIGFGRWGSSDPWLGIPVKWAQISGVKTLVEATLPTMNVELSQGSHFFHNLASFQVSYFSVRHDGPFHVDWNWLENQPCVSETPLVRHIRLTKPLHVRVDGRSRQGVVHHE
- a CDS encoding Dam family site-specific DNA-(adenine-N6)-methyltransferase, whose product is MNSLPFDIDHVGVPPIKCQGIKTKLVPFIFQNIRWHSNGQGRWIEPFLGSGVVVFNLAPDRAILGDTNTHIINLYRAISAGTITAEKLRCHLQKEGDLLRKDGEKHYYRLRDRFNSEASPYDFVFLNRSCFNGVMRFNGNGRFNVPFCRKPERFSSQYITKIVNQVGWLARQMRGKKWDFRHGTWESTLESASLQDFVYLDPPYIGRHTDYYNNWSQSDANRLAVIAQRLSCGFALSMWFENRYRKNTHIEEMWSGNIIRLFRHFYHVGSLESLRNEMHEALVIRSGYEALEQVSTTAHKHGCQIDLYQLK